In Amphiprion ocellaris isolate individual 3 ecotype Okinawa chromosome 5, ASM2253959v1, whole genome shotgun sequence, the genomic stretch AACCATAACATCTATCTCTGTGCCGGCTGGACACAGACGCTTAAAAAAGCAGAGGGCAAGTCACACGGCGCCTGTGATTGCAAAAGGTCCATTATTCTGGCTAAATGAGCTGAAGAAGCTTTTAAATACatgcttttctgtcaaaaactaACTCAAAACAACGTTGCCATATGGTTTAGAATCAAGTTCAAAATATAACTCTTGATGGGAATTTATATGCACGTCTTCTGTAAGTTGCCAGTCAGCAAAGGATCATATGTTTGCAGCAATTTAGACAAACACCTGCAATATGGCATGAAATTCTGAGagaaagcattttttaattttatcttaTGAAAGGCAGTTAAGTATTTGCCAAGTTCGGGAGGTGAGGGGATAGGGAATAAAGTGGGCAACATCCAAACTGGAGATTCTTCTCTTACTTCGCAGTCGGAACAGAGAAATAATCTTCCTTGTAATAAGGGTAAAGGCTAATAAAATGATAAGGACATTTTCCTGCACCATTTCGTGTGGCATCTGTTAGTATTTGAACGCTCTCCTAGAGTGCATGTGGGTTTCTCACACGTGACTTCATCCCATATTTTAAAGGCATAAAACTGAATCAGGGAATCAACAGTGCTCAAACTGTATAAAtgaatgtttattcaatactcacactaccagtgaaaagtttggacacactttctctttcaatgctttttatttaattattttgtagattaatactgaagacatcagaactataaaagaatacatatggaattatgttgtacaCAAAAAAGCGTTactcttcagtattaatctacaatgtataaaataatacaaataaataaaaaacactgaatgagaaggtgtgtccaaacttttgactagtagtggATGTGTTAGTAAGTCATGTCTGCAGTGTCCTCTTACCTTCCATGCATGCTTCAAGTTGCTCCAAATCCCCCATGAGcctaaaaacaatcatgcagAAGGGAACATTTTTGAGTATTCTTCTCCTGTTTTGAATAGTTTCACACTTTTAAAGTTTACCAAAATAGACCAAACACCTCTCCATAATTCCCATTTCATTTACAGGAACAGACACAGTTCCAGCACTAATGGAGACAGTCCTTCAGAAGAGGGGCAGAATCAGGAATAAACAACACATAAACCTATTTTCTCAATAGAAGTACATCTGGATCAAGTAGAAGCCTGAAACAATACCTTGATAGACAGACCTAAATTATATGAGGATTTTCACATTTGTCAAGAACAGATGACTACAGCCAGCTTAGCTTATGGCAAAGTCTGGAAGTAGGGAAGCAGCTATGACCTGGCTCTGTCTAACTGAAGCTCACTGATTAATACATGCTTATACTACGGTTTATGAACGGATTAAACAAGTGGGATGCAGTCAGATAATGGAAAGTGATCTATGCCCAATTTTGTTTGGACAGAACCATTTTAACTCCAATAATTTACGATTCTAGTTGTTTGCCAGATATTAACTGTGCCTGGGTTGATATGTAAAAATCAACTAGACACACCTGATACACAAGTTTGACCCAAGTTCCACATCAGTCTATATCTCctcctttatttttctgattgcAAGAACAAACAGATCTCACTTGCCCGTATCTGATTCAAACTCTTAACAAGATCTTAACTGGGTTAATTAAAAAAGCTTTATGCTTACTTCATACACAAGATTTTCCGAAAACCCCAACTATTAAACTACTACAGAAAGAGCACGCTGAAGTACAGGACTATATATTACAGCAAAAATTACTCTGCTGCTTAAATGCTCCATACAAAGATAGTTGAAGGTTTCTTTAAGTACACAACATCAAAGCAAGTTACATGTTTAGTGGATATGAACAGCATCTTCCatataatcaaataaaactcaGATATGTTTGACTAAAAGGTCTGGAGCAGCCTTCTTCGTTTAAAGCAGACTCCTCTTGCTTTTTCCAAGTAAAATATCTGGTCATCTGAGCGTCTCTAACTGAACTGTCACAGATGATTAGAGAAGGAACAGCTCGTCTTGGTCTCCCAAAGAGCATGGGGTCCTCACGAGAGAGTGAGCCACAACTAGAATCAATGTCACCGTTCAGATAATCATGCATTGCCGATTCACCATGTAAGATGCATTTTGTTTGCTGCCTAACTGTGTAAAGCCTCtattcattttcagattttttccacagaaaaaaatgtggtcAACTCAGTAATGATGTTTTCCTCTTGAAATTCCTGCCCTGGTTGTTGTGAAGAAAGTGTTTTGTGCTGCATAGTTTGTCTGGTTGCTGAAACAATTTCTGTAACTACACAAGCTGAGAACATTTTCAAGTCTTTTTAAACTAATAAGCCTGTAATCTTGTTATTCCTTCCTATAAAAGATGTGTAATTTTGACATATTATTTGGAGACGCCAGGTCAATTCCATTTGTTTTAAGTAGAGTCCACGACTAAATAGTTTTCtttcaataaattaaagaaTTTTGTGCAAACTATTTTTCATGTATTGCttgtaaaatggtgaaataatTTGAAATATGCAGCTGCAGTGCTGCAATGGTTATAGGAGAAAATTCAGAAAGTGAAAATATCCTTTAtcctttaatgaaaacataatcAACTTTTGTGATCAATTAATTCAAATAGGTGTTTAATACAaacacatattttacaaatattgttAGGAAATGTCTCTTATGTTTGTGATCGGTGTTAGGGTTAGGTCATTAATGGCTCTGTATATGAAGAGTCACGCAGAGACAGGAGGATATTTTCAGAATTATAAACAAAGGCCCATCTCTTTTGTGTGCCTTCAATGACCTCGCAGAGAACCATGTGttcatcacacacaaaaaacaagctTTACACAAGAGTGTGAAATCACCATGTTCCAAGCCTGGGAGTGGTAGAGGGACAGTCTGGCTCCCAGTGGGCAGAAATCTTTGTCAGGCAAAGCAATGACCCCTGAATTCATGATCACTCTCAGGAAATCAGTGTTTCATCTCTGCCAGGGTCAACAGTGGAAACTGATTTGAAACTCAATGTGTTGTTGGTgtaagacacacaacacatgcagACAGAAATTACAGGCAGGGCAATGTGAAGGGTTGCATGAATGATAACACTGTTGCAACCAAAGAACCTCACTTTGAGTGATAATCATATTTACAGCAACCATAAATGAAACGgatggttttgtcatttttttttcatgctcaCAATATATTTGAGCCAGATCCATTGCCTTAACTAAAACGAGAAAATGAATTATTCGTTTATTTGAAGCATTGCATTAAAGTTCATTGGAGTACACATTTGGCCATTTAGCTGCATTCAAAGCTGATGCATCCATCCAGTGAGTCAAATAAATACAACTATTAtatactgataaaaaaaaaatcagttttacttatagttaaaagcagcagcaaatgGTAGATGGGTATACAAGTAGGCTGCTTGTTTTTTATGTCCTTCACCTCCTATCACCTCTACGCACTCATGGCGGTCTACTGTGATGGCTGACGGACTTGATGTTGGGGTAGGCATGGATAGCCACAGGCCTTAAGCTGTGTGGtggttttattttactctggttGCCTTCTGTGTGCCTCTAGGTTTtgctttcttattttatttaaagtgtttCAAGGCGAAATGATAATTTTATCCGAatttatcaatatttttatttaaacgcATTTTTTCGGAGTATTATTCAATGTTGcttaatttgtaaaattgttgaTAACTAAGCTAAAGCGTCTACAttcaatttaaagttttcatttctcgttttttatttaaaaatagttATAAATGTCGACTGAAATGACATGCTTTATCGTGATTAATGTTCCAGTTGCATCTCCCAGCCCTGTTCCCTGACATTACCTTGAGAAGTAGTGTAGGTCTTCCGTTCGCGGTGGTGTAGCGGACAGAAGTGTAACTGCGCCATCTTGTGTCCTGCCCCGTGCAACGACTTCGCCGTACGTAACTTCCTGTTTAAACATGGCGGCGTTCTGACAAATGTCACGTTACTTGTCctgctgaaaacacacaacaacaatcgCCTGTTACATCTCCCGTGCCGCGGATAGAATAGACACAGCACCTGTGAATATTTCCCTTTACGTCCCTCACCGTCGCCGGAGGTATTTCGTTTCATTTCGCTCATTTCTAAACTCTTCGAACAGGAGATGCTGTTGCGGCTAGCCGTTAGCATTCTCCGCACTGCTGCCATTGAggacattttaaagcttttctttAACGTAGCGAAGGTGTAACAGTCGCAGACTTGCTGCTGTCGCTGTTTATATAACGTGGCATATGTGCACATTGACTTAAAGGTGACTTTCTTGTTTGTTGCAGGATATTTCAGCCAACACCATGGTGCATTTATGTGAGTATTCATTCTGACCAGTCTTGTGTCGGCGGAGCTTGAAGCCGGTAGTTTGTGTCTGCAGGGCCGGAGGACTCAGGAGGACGTGCATCGATAGGGCCGCAGGTTTAGAGCCTCTTTTATAGACAGCGCCACCCACAGATGATCACTCAAGACGCAGCCGCGATTTTAAATtatgatttcactcaaaatatgcTTAAactttaaaaggtttattcaagGAGTGTTCCACAGGAAGTACTACATTACTTCCAAGTACCTAtaattttaaagctttattccATCCAAATAGTGCTTTTTAACTAACAGGTTAAAGTGTGAAAGGTTTATTTCGTCCAAAATACTACTTATTACAATAAtaacctttttcacagcagacatttgaaCTTGTCACAGGAAGATTAACTGACGAATAAGGTCCATAAATGTTCTTAGTAAACTTTGACAGAAAACCGACTGCACAACAGTAGCAGCTCTGCCAAGAGGAATGCAGCATTAATACACCTCTGCTTTCTCTACTGTGACAAGTTCAAATACATGCAACATTATTAACatctttaaaactgtaaaataatgagtgttatacaaacattcacactgaaGGTTATTGCTGTTTAATATAGTGACAGTGACCATGTCAACATGCTTCTAGAATATCCTTTGctagtcccacaaggggaaatttgcatcTGATTCTATCATCTGATGAAGTATAAATTAATATGCTGGCTGTAGTTAATTTTCAGAATTTCAGAGTTAGGCTGCCAAACATAATGTAATGACTCAATTAAACAAATAATTCCACAAGCTAAAAGTTTGTTTTGCAGCAGCTTTCAGTACATAAAACATGaatgtttgcagtgtttaaTGACAAATTCAAACATAGTTTGTTTCTCAGTTTGGCAGGTTAACAACTGCTTTGCTGCACAAATGAAGACATATGAAATGTTTATAAtgttaaacaataaaacaactcATGATCAGTACTTACATTATGACTTTTGTCCATCATGGAGAGAAATGCTGATACTTACTTTGGCACCAAGTCAGCAGGTGAATAAACACCATGGTCCTATAGGTGCGGTCCTGAGAGTGCAGCCCCCGGCTCTGCAGACATAATCGACTTTCTGAAGCAGGGTTTCTGATAACACAAATGTACTGACCAGTTTGCATGATACTAAGTGAAGATGTAGTGGAAGAAAGTAGGATGCACTATATTGGAAAAATATCGACATTGCCATGTTTTGGaattttctattgcttttccttattaaaatattgcataatgAAACcggttcattctttttgaataatCCTGTATTAACAaggtttttcaaacatttcctcaatatatgaaagtcagaaaaatcacaagTTCAGATCAAAGTCCAAaacaaatttcattaaaatctaaataaaacagCTGAAGATGTAGATCCTCTCATTTCATTAGCCATACTGGATAATATGGAATGGTGAATAAATGAGCAACAAGCATTGCTGAATGAGATTTTAATCTTCTTCTACATGAAGTGACTGAAGCTTCTGACAgtatttcatttaattgtggTGTCAAAATCTTCCTGATGCAGTGAGGTATGTACATTTTacaggaaacaatttttttccccttttgttcCTCATACTTAttgtgctcattttcttctgcaGCGTCGCTTCTTCTCAAGAAGTACCATGGCGGTTACGTTGTCCTTCGGCTGGCTCTTGCTGgtcacaaacaagcaaacaggcCCTTTTATCGCATTGTGGCAGCTTACAACAAACGGGCAAGGGATGGTAAATATATAGAGCAGCTGGGTTCATACGACCCCCTCCCTAACATCTACAACGAGAAACTGGTGAGCTTCAACTTTGACCGGATCAAGTACTGGATCGGTTGCGGCGCACACCCTTCAAAGCCGGTGGCCAAGCTTCTAGGTGTGTATTCAGTACatgaacagttttttaaaacattgATCAACATTGCTTAATTTTATTGTGGGCTTTCCAGAGAACTGGAACTGAAACTTATATGGTCTATTTACAGAAGGAGTTCCATCCCTTTTTACAACCACTGTCACCTTTTATGCCCTATTTATATAAAGATATACTTATCTGTAATGACTtctcttgaaaatgttttgtatatatattgttAATGATTATGATTTCTGCCTTGTAAATGCTTTCATTGCTCTGTCAAGCACCTCGTTCGTGCACGGTGGTTCAAGAAGGTGTGCAGATACAGACTGAatgttcattttgtggttgta encodes the following:
- the mrps16 gene encoding 28S ribosomal protein S16, mitochondrial, which encodes MVHLSSLLLKKYHGGYVVLRLALAGHKQANRPFYRIVAAYNKRARDGKYIEQLGSYDPLPNIYNEKLVSFNFDRIKYWIGCGAHPSKPVAKLLGLAGFFPLHPMTITEAERRRAQTQRTETATGTEETVEEGQKPVEV